Genomic DNA from Haloplanus sp. HW8-1:
CGATCCGGCGCTCTTCGAACTGATGCGACTGAAGATTGCGGAGTGCCACCAGTGTGCGTACTGTGCGACGGTCCGGACGCTCGAAGTCCGCGACGAGATCGCCGACAAGGAAGACCACGTGTTCGGCACAATTGACGAGGAGGGACTGACGAGAAGGGAGTATCTCGCGGTTCGTCTCGCACAACAACTCTCGGAGGATCCCCACAGAATCACGGAGGAGCATTTCGTGGAACTTCGGGACGAATACACCGAATCGGAAGTCATCGAGCTACTGTTGTTCGGTAGTCTCGAAGTGGGACTGGATCGTTTCTGTATTGCGCTCGAACTCCAGACGACCGGTGACGGACCCTATCCGGACGATATTTCGTATCCCCTGGGGGATGATCGGACGGAGCATTAGTGACTGCCACCCTACCGAAGATCCAGTTCACGGACGGACGAAGCTTCCACGACCGGTCCAGATCCGAAACGTGCGTTTGGACTGGAATTTTTCGCCGTCGGACTCCGCCGGCAGCCGATTTCTACCGACAGTAAATTTATGACTGGGCAATCTGTTGTCACAGACGACCTTCCAGCTATGAGTCAAGTCAACACGATTGCCAACGTCACCGACGAGGTCGACGGTGACGAGGCTGTCGATCAAAATATCTCCGCGGGTATCGCACTCGCCGACGTGTTACGGACGACGCTCGGGCCAAACGGTCGTGATAAGATGTTGGTCGGCGATGGACAGGTCGTTCTGACGAACGACGGTGCGAGTATCGTGGATCGGATCGATATCGAGTCACCGGCCGCGAAACTCGTTTCCGAGGTTGCGCACTCGCAAGGCGGTGACATCGGGGATGGAGCAACCTCCGCGATCGTGTTGTCGGGGGCCCTTCTTCGCGAAGCGAACGAACTGCTGGAAGACGGATTCCATCCGACGACCATCGTAAACGGCTACGGGGAGGCGGCCACACGAGCCAGGAACCGGTTGCCCGAACTCGCGACGTGGGAAAACCACGACGACGAGACGCGTCGGCGGATCGTCGAGACGTCGATAACCGGACGCTGGGATGCCGAACGCACTGCCTTCTTAGCTGATCTCGCTGTTCGAGGATATCAGGCGGCGCGAAGCACCGACGGCCCGCGACTGGAGAACGTGACGATTCACGGAATCGCAGGCGGTGGAACGGCCGATTCGAAGCTACTGGACGGACTCGTCATCGATACCGACCGATCCTCGACGTCCGTCTCCGATGTTCCAGCACCACTCCCGCGACGTGTCGAAGACGCCAATGTCGCGGTCGTCGACGACGAACTGACTATACAGAGTCCGGAGTCGACACCGCAACTTTCCGTCGAGGATACCGACGCACTTCGGCGACTTCAAGCGTTCGAGACAGGTGAGTACGAACGATACGTTGACACGCTCACGACCCACAATATCGACGTACTGTTCTGTCAGAAGTCGATCGACGACCGACTCAAGGCTCTCCTGGCACAAGCCGGTATCCTCGCGTTTGAACGGACTCGGCAAGACGAAGTCCACAAACTCGAGCGTGCGACGGGTGCCTCGCCGATCATGCGACCCGGAGAACTCAACGTGGGCGCAGTCGGTCACGCTCACGTCGTCGAACGACGGACACTCGGGGCCTCGGAGTTCACCCTCGTCCGAGATTCGGCATCGACACAGGTTTCGTTGCTCCTTCGTGGCGGGACCGACCATGTCGTCGATGAAACCGAGCGGATCGTTGTCGACGCTATCGACCTGCTCGCATCGTTCGATGCTCGCGCCGGTGTGGTGCCTGGCGGCGGGGCGACCGAAGTGGCACTTGCGGCGGATCTGCGTACCTGGAGCCGCAGCATCGGTGATCGGACACAGATCGTCGTCGACGCCGTTGCCGATGCCCTGGAGACGATCCCACGCACGCTCGCTCGGAACGCCGGACACGACCCCATCGACACGCTGTTGGAGCTTCGACATCGCCACGACGATGGGGATGCGACCGCGGGTCTCGATGTCAACACAGGAGACGTGGCGGATATGTACTCTCGTGGAATCGTCGCCCCGGTCCGTCTCAACGAGCGTTTGATCGCGAACGCGACCGAGGCCGTGACGTCCATTCTCCGGATCGACGGCATCATTCACGTCGACGAGCCGGTTCACGAGGACGGAGACGACCACGACCATCAGCATGCCATCAGCGGTGGATTCCAGAGTGACTCACACGGTTATCCCTGGGCGATCGGGCACTGAGAGCTGCATCGTTCACCCTGACGAACACGATTTTTGGCCGATGACTTCGGGCCCAGTCCTCCCACCGTTCTTGTACTCGGACAGACCGATCGCGTGTATCCACCACGGACGTTCAAGAACGGATCGATGGCTCGGCGACCGGGTGAAGAATAGATAGGCGGCCGGCCGACTACGACGGCCGTGCCGCTGTCCCACGTGATTTGCTTTTGATATCTCCTAATCGGTCCGGATCGATGTCGAAGTTGAAGGCCGCTTGTGGCACGGACACCGTAACACAGGTGTTGGGTAGGTCGACAACGCCGGCCAGGCGACTCTCGACCGGGATGGTACTCAGTGAGAGGTACGCCTGTTCTCCGGTGTAGCCGAAGTTCTTCAGATAGTCGATGGCATCGAGACAGGCCCGACGCATACCGACGTTGGCGTTCTTGTAGTGTTGTGTTCCGTCCTCGTCGACCGAGTAGCCTTCGAAGGTGATGTACTCGGAGAAGTCCGGTTCGACGTTACCGGGTTTGAAGATTGCGTGATCGAGACCGAACTTCTCCATGCCACCCTTGATCACATCGACGCGGAAGTCGATCCAGCCGGCCATCTCGATGGCGCCACAGAACGTAATCTCGCCGTCACCCTGCGAGAAGTGGATGTCGCCGGTGATGAAGTTCGCCCCGTCGACGAACACCGGGAGGTACACACGCGAACCGCGGCTGAGGTTCTTGATGTCACAGTTCCCCGCATTTTCGCGGGGCGGAATGGTGCGAGCGGCCTCAGTTTTTGCCTCCTCGACTTCCTCGTCGTCCATCGAGCCGAGCATGACGTTCTCGGGTTCGGGTGGGAGTGCAAGGGGCGGTTCTTCCTCGCGGGTTTCGTGGTTGACCGCCGTTTCCGCGTCTGGCCCGTCGTCAATGAGTTTCTGCTCGCGCCGGTTCCATTCCTCGAGGAGTTCGTGTGACGGCGCGGTGCCGAGAATGCCCGGATGTGTGAGGCCGGCGAACTCGACGCCCGGAATGTGCCGGGACTTGGTGTACACACCGTCGAGATCCCAGATCGATTTCCGGGCTTCCGGGAAGTGGTCCGTAAGGAAGCCGCCACCGTTATCCAGTTCGAAGATCCCCGTGAATCCCCACTCGTGATCCGGGAACGCTCCGATGTCGAGGATATCGACGACGAGTAGGTCACCAGGTTCGGCGCCCTCGACCTCTATCGGACCGCTCAGGTGATGATTCGGTGTCAGGTCCATATCGCGGATATCGTTGGCGCTATCGTCGTTGTTAACCTGACCACCGGTCCAATCCAGACACTCGACACGGAACTTCTCTCCCGGCTGAACAGTTGAAGCGGGTGGCGTGTCCGGGTGCCAACGGTTGACGATCGGATCCGGTTGCTCTTCTGGCGGCGCATCCGTATCTACCTCGAAGACGGTTTCTGGCATGCTCCGGTCAGACAACTATGATAATCCATTATATATTTTGCGACGAATAATCATGATTAACTCACCGGAGCTCCCGCAGTTTTACCACCGGTGCGTTCGTCCCTTCGTATCATGCCCGAGGAACGTTCCGACATCGAAGACGGCGTCGAACTGTATGTGAGCGCCTGGAAGTTGTTTCGTGACCAACCGTTCGACGCCAGCGGACTCGCCAAGCGGCTGATCGAACGCGACGAGTACGAACTGGTGGCTGATGAGCGGGAACCGGAGGCCTCACTCGACGAACTCGTACATTACGGGCTACTGGAACGGACCGATTCCGGATACCGGATCGCTGTCGAACCGAATGCCGCTGCCGACGAGTTACAGGGGACCGAATCCTTGCGAACTGCGGCGGTCGACCGTCTGATTCGATCGGCACTCGTCCGAACCAGCGAGAGATCGGACTCGGGTGAGTCGCTCTCGTTCGAGGGGGAGTCGTACACAGTCGTCGAACTTTCTCCCGGAACGACGGTGGCCGATGGGATCGAGTGCGTTACCGAGGCTGTGACCGAGGACGAGAGACGAGGCGTGGCCATCACGACAGCCGGCACGAACGCGGCTCAAGCACAGCAAATCGCCGATAGACTCACCGAACGACAGTGGGAGAAAGCAGGGACCGACGTAGTCGGGGGGGACTCGTCGGAATCGGAACTCACCTTTCGCCTGTTTCTCGATCGCTCTAGTCGCAGTTGAAAGTCAGTATCCACCCGATCGTACGCGATCTTGCCATGGAGTGGACGAACAGTTTCAAACGCGATTGCTGTGTCACCGACTCGGACAATCGTTATTGTCGAACTGCCGGCCACGGTCGCTCGCGCTCCAAGTGGAATTCGCGCTGGGACGTTCATATCGGAAAATTATAAATATCGGATAGTCATGGTTAGATATGTGATGTCACACCAGACTACAACAGCGGTCAGTAACCGAACCGGTTGGAGGGAGACAAATGCCACTGTATGAAATTCTGGGGATGGGACTCCTGTTTGTCGGAGGAGTCCTCTTCGTCAACGGACTGTGGCTTCTCGGATATGGGGGCGATCGGGACGTCGCGGTATTTAATTTCCTCACAGGGCTGATAACGTTCTTGATCGTCCTCTGGTGGGCCTTCGGCGGCGATGCGTCCGACGGTACGCCGTTCAACGCAGCGGGAACGATGTTGTTTTCGTTCACGTATCTCTGGATCGGCGCAAACGCGATCCGTGGTGTCGAAGACCAGCGTTCCTTCGGCTGGTACTGCTTTTTCGTCGCGTTGACCGCTGCACCGACTGGCTATCTGGTCTTGCTCACCGGCGATATCGGACTCACCGCACTGTGGTGGGTGTGGGCCGTACTCTGGGCTTCGTTCTTCGTTCTCCTTGGACTCCAGCGTGATGATCTCACCGTTCCAGTCGGCTGGTTCACCGCAGCAACCGGTGTCGCTACCGCCGTCGGTGGCTATCTGATGGCTTCCGGTTTCTGGCCCTGGGCATAAGATAACTTATATTTCCAAATTGTTAAGTAGATATACTATGCACATTGTCGTGGGTGACCATCACCCACGATCCCAATGCCCGAAGTAAAATTCGAAGTCGACGTGGACAGTCCACCCGACGAACAGCCCGGAGCCAATCCGTTCAACCGCTGGCATCCCGACATTCCCGCCGTGGTCGAAGTCGACGACGGCGAGACCGCCCGTCTCGAAGCGCTGGACTGGACCGGCGGCCAGATCACCGACAACGACGACCCGAACGAGGTTCGGGACGTCGACCTGAGCCAGGTTCACTACCTGGCCGGGCCGGTTCACGTCAACGGCGCCGAACCTGGCGACCTCCTGAAAGTCGAGTTCCTCGACATGGGACCGCTCAACGGCCGCGCCGAGTGGGGGTTCACCGGTACCTTCTCACAGCAGAACGGCGGCGGCTTCCTCACCGACCACTTCTCGAACGCCGCCAAATCTATCTGGGATGTCGACGGCTACACGGTGTCCTCCCGACACATCCCCGACGTGCGCTACGAGGGGAAGATTCACCCCGGACTGGCAGGGTGCGCGCCCAGTCAGGAACTCCTCGAGGAGTGGAACGAACGCGAACAGGCACTCATCGACAAGTTCGAGGAGGACCCCGAATCGATCCCGAACCACCCGACCGGCGAACACGAACCCGGGGTGGCGAATCCGCCGACGCTCGAGGGCGCCCAGATGGGGGAGATGGATTCCGAGGCCGCCGAGGAAGCCGCCGAGGAGGCCGCTCGAACCGTTCCACCCCGCGAACACGGCGGCAACCACGACATCAAGGACCTCTCGATCGGATCGACCGTCTACTTCCCCGTCTACGTCGAGGGCGGCAAGTTCGGGGTCGGCGACTTCCACGCCTCACAGGGCGACGGCGAAGTCACCTTCTGTGGCGCCATCGAGATGCCCGGCTACGTCGACTGCAAGTTCGAAGTGGTCAAAAACGGCATGGAAGAGCACGGCGTCACCCACCCCATCTTCGAACCGGGACACCGCGGCCCCAACTTCGAGGACTACGTCACGTTCTGTGGCTACTCGGTCACCGAGGACGGCGAACAGAAGTACATCGACTCACATACGGCCTACCGCCGGGCGTGTCTGCAGGCCATCGACTACCTGAAGAAGTTCGGGTACACGGGCCAGCAAGCCCTCCACATCCTCGGCACCGTACCCATCGAAGGCCGCCAGAGCGGCGTCGTCGACGTCCCCAACGCGTGCTCGACGCTCGCACTCCCGACCGGCGCCTTCGAGTTCGACCTCTCACCGGGCAGCCTCGGCAACGCCGAGGACCGCGGCAACCTCGTCGTCACCGACGAACCGCTCGGGTAGAGCGGTAGACGGCATCTCTCTTTTTGCCACTCGAGGGACGGACAGTCCGTGAGACGCGTTCGAGAGCACGTGGGGCCGGATTATGAGGGTGTGGATATGGTCCCCAGAATAATTTTCCCACAGTAGTACGAACGGTAGTGATATCAACATGTCCGACAAGTTTGAGACTTCGCAGGGTCGTCGGATATCTCCGCCGGAGCGATTTGTCGAGCAGGCCAATATCACCGACTCTGATATCTACGCCAGGTTTGAGGATCAGTGGCCGCACTGTTGGGGGCGGGCAACTGAGTTCCTCGACTGGGATCGTTCCTTCGACACCATCATGGAGCCCATAGATACCCCTCCCTATACCCGGTGGTTCGTCGGGGGCGAACTCAACGCATCGAAAAACTGTGTCGACCGTCACGTCCAGGCCGGACGTGGTGACGAGCCAGCACTCCAGTGGATCGGCGAACGTGGAGTGACGAAAACGTACACCTACTCGATGCTTCAGCGTGAAGTCAACGAAGTCGCAGTGATGCTCCGTGAGATCGGGGTGTCCGCCGGTGATCCAGTGGCGCTCTACATGCCACGCGTTCCGGAACTTCCGATCGCGATGTTGGCAGCCGCGCGTCTTGGCGCCCCGCACGTCGTCGTATTCGCGGAATATTCGGGCTCTGTTCTCGAGTCGTTCATGCGAGAGACCGGCGCACGAACCCTGGTGACTTGCGACGGCTTCTATCGGGACGGCAAAGTACGGGCGCTCAGCAGTGAAGCCCGGAAAGGAGTCGGAGAACTGCCGTGGGACGTCACGAGCGTGACACTGCCTCATATTCATGACGAAAGCCCGGACTTCGGGCACGATTTCAGGCGCCTGCGTGAGGAGTGCCGCGGCGAAACGATAGCGCCGGTCCCCCGAGCGTCGAGCGATCCGCTATTTTACTGCTACGCCTCGGGTCCGTCCGGAGGGCCGATGGGAATGGAACACGTCGTCGGGGAATATCTCTCCTACGTGGCCTGGACGGCGGCGACGGTTCTCGACCTCAAACCAGCAGACACGTTCTGGTGTCCCGCCGGTATCGAATGGATCACCGGACATTCATACGTCATCTATGGTCCGCTCGCCCACGGAGCGACGAGCATCCTCTACGAGGGGGCACCGGCATATCCGGACAAGCATCGTCCGTGGCGAATTATCGAGAACAACGACGTCACACAGTTCTATACGACACCGACTGCCATTCGGACGTTCATGGAGTGGGGAGGGAAGTATCCGGACGTACACGATCTCAGCTCGCTTCGACTGCTGGGTACCGTCGGCCAACGTATCGAGGCGGAGACGTGGCAGTGGTTCTATCGGAACGTCGGGGGCGAACGCTGCCCTATTGTCGATACATGGTACCAAGCCGAGACCGGTGGGATTACCGTCTCGACGATCCCTGGGGTTGGTGAGATGAAGCCCGGCTCGGTCGGTCCACCGCTACCCGGGATCGAAGCGGTGGTGGTCAATGCCGAAGGAGAGCGTGTCGATCCGGGAGAGGCAGGATATCTGGTCCTCGAGAGGCCTTGGCCGGGGATCTTCAGACCGGTAGGAGAACCGGATCATGAGGCGCGAGAGTACTGGACCGAGTTCGGAACGCCCGGAGAAGACTGGAGATACTTCACCGAAGATGGAGCGATGGCCGATCGGGACGGATACGTCACCGTCCTCGGGCGCCTCGATAACGTGATTAACATCGGTCACTACAGCAAGAACCGCGTTCACGTGAGCGAGATCGAACGAGTCATCGCCGAACTCCCCGATGTTGGAGATGTTGGAGTTGTCTGTGGCGGACACGAGATCATGGGGGAGGCCCCGTACGCATTCGTGGTCACTAACGACTCTACCGACCGAGATTTCGAGACGCGCATCGCCGAGAAGGTGGAACGTGATCTCGCCGCACAAGCCCGTCCCGAAGCGGTTTTCAGAGTTTCTGAACTCCCCCGAACCTACTCGGGCGGTATCTTGCGTCAAGTACTGGTGGATCTGGTGAACGGCGAACGACTCGGTGATACGGATCTCCTCCGCAATCCCGACGTTTTGGACGACATTGCGGTCGAGATACGCCACCGTCTCGAAGGCGGTGAGTTACCCTGAAGGGCCACCGACGACCCGGATTCACCGTTCGTCGAGCGCAACGACGGCGCAAGCGTCCGTTCCAACGGAAGTAGCGTCCACGTCTCGGCCGTCCCTTTCGCGTCTCCAATACGCTACACCTCGAGTGTCTCCTCGGTCGCGACCTCATCGCCGACGCTTATCGTACCCCCGTAGTCGTCCTCCGGTACCTTCGTGATGAGCATAACGGTAAAGAAGTGTTCGAACGCCTCTCTCGGAGCCCAGTCCGGGAGTGTCTCCTCGCGATAGTCCGCGAACCGCTGCTCAAAGTCCTCGATGGGCTCTCCGGTGTCAGGATCTCTCGAGGGAACGACACAGCGTGCGCAGGCTTCAGCACCCTCGAACCAAGTCCCATCGATTTCGAATCCGGAAGGATTGTCGCCGAGGAACCGGTCCTCCCAGAAAGGCGGAACGCCGCCGATTTCAATATTCGGTCGAAGGCGAATCCGTGCTCCCGCGACGGTCATGTCGTCGAACCACGATGCAACCTCCTCGAGAGTTCCAGTGCTAATGATGGAGGGACCCAGTTTCGGCCGATCGATAAACGACGGTGGTTCCCGGTGGCGCAGTTCAACCGATTCTCCGACGAATTCGCTGAACCATTCACTTGCGGTATCACGTTCGGTTTGTAGATCGAACGTGACTTCGTTCCCGCTTTCGCGCACGGTCAACGTGAGTTCGTGAGTCTCCGGATCGAAGGCTGACCGTACCTCGTGTGTGTGATCGATCTCTTTTCCGTTGAACGTTTTGCCGACTGAATCAAAACGATCCTCAATCACGTTGTTTTCGTCGGGATCCAACATCGCGTACTCCCGGTCTCCCCGAAAAGTACCGGCGTCGTTGATGCTGATGGTTTCGACTGTCATCCGATCTAATCCCTTGATCGGGTAGACCCAGAGATTCTCAATGTAGGCCATCAGTATGCGGTGGGTTGGATGATCTGATAAAACTTTGTCGAACCCGTTCGAGTGAGAACGACACGCGACAACCACCAGCCCAACGGTAGTTAACAACACATGTGGTGTTAACTTCATCGAACGTCGACTCAGCCGTAGTTACAGATCAACCCCAACGCGACAGGTGCCGTCACTTCGGGAGACAAGAATTTTCAAACTAACGTTAATTTCGACCAATAGTCGTTTCCTCGTATTTCACACTAGAATAGATATTATATATTGATATAAAAATAAGTTTGTAATGAATATAATCACTGAATAATTTGGCATAATACACTACTAATAGCCAAAATAATGTCCGAAAAGAACTCATATTGCAAAATACTGGGGACGTGTTACCCGAATATCACCCTGCAGTGTGTTCGTTTATCAGTTTAATATGATAGTCGGCGCAGTGAAATATGTTCGATGTAACCTCGAGGAGCACGCCGTAACCGGGCCGTTTCTATCCCCCCAGTCACGAAATTATTTTCACCTTTTGCTCACGTGTCTCGTTTTCACTTTCGAGCGGATAGCCGCAAGTAAAGTATGACGGTCTCTCCCCAACGGTTGTTTCACGATTCGGTCACGTCTCGTGGGAATGGGAAGTAGTACAAGAACAGCGACGTTGATCGAGTAATTCCGGTAGGTAGAACGTATCACCACAGTCCGTACATCTCATCTGAACTGAAACATCCACCTCGAGATCGCCCGTCTGAAGGTGGCCGTTCTCCACCCCGCGGTCGATCGTACTCTGGATCACGTTTACTGCTCTCGATCTGGCACCCTGAGTGGTATTGGTTATCTGATCGAATGGGGGGAGAGATTCGTCGGGAGTCACCTCGACACAATTCTGTAAATGTGATCGGGTAGTGACGTGTGAAACGAATGCAGATTCGAGCGTCGAAACGTCAACCCCCGCGTCCGACAGTCGAGCACGCACCTCAGCACGCTTGATATCTGATGTCGAATCGTGCCGGAGAACTTCGTACACGTCTTCCGCGATCTCGTCTCCGGTCAGTGCCGCATGGAGGCTCCGGTTTTGCTCGACATCTGCATCTTCAAGGGCCCGAGCGACGATATTCTGGTTGAAATACGCTGCGATCTTGCGAAAACTATCACCGGCTCTCCGTTTGGTCGAAAGCTCCGAGAGCAACTCCATGGAGTCAAACCGGGAAGCGGTCCGCTGAACTTTACAGCAGGGGGGGTCGTCCAATCCGTCACCGTCTTCAGGTCCAGACGTATCGGAAGCCGGCGTCACGCTGAGTGTTTACTCGATTCTCGATAATATCGGTTGCGATCAACGGAGCGATACACGATTTCGAGTTGTTCGAATCAGTTTTTTTAAGCCACGAACGTTCAGATATACGATGACCGAATGAGCGAACCTACGAACCCGAGAGCAAACGACTCACTCGCTGCTGGGAAACTTTCGCTCTCCGTTCGAAACATTGGCGGTATTCGCGAGAAGCAGGTGACGTTCGAACCGGGTGTGACACTACTTACCGGCCCGAACGCAACCAACAGGACTTCTCTCCTCAGAGCGTTTATTGGCGGGTTGGGCGGTTCGGCTGGCGTACTACGACGTGGGGCCGATAGTGGGCATGTCGGAATCACGATCGACGACCAGGAATACACGCGTCGGTATGAACGCACGGCAGGTGGAATTCACACGACTGGCAACCCGTATACTGAAATCGAGGATGTGGTTGATCTATTCGTCTCTCTGCTCGAAGATAATCCGATTCGGCGCGCAGTCCGTTCCGGAGCGGATCTCACAGACTTGCTTCTGGCCCCTGTCGACACCGACGAACTCGAAGCGGAAATTTCATCCCTCAAATCGGAGCGGAAACGAATCGACGAACGGTTGAATTCGATCGACAGGGAGCGGAACCGTCTCCCCAAATTGGAGAATCGCCGGACTGATCTCCGAGAGGAGATTGCGGAAATCGAATCGAAGCTCGACGAGTTGCGTGACGAGACCGGGAACGTAGAATCGGTGGAGACGGAGTCGGACGAAATCGAGTCGATCCGGCGCGAGTTTGAGAAGACACAGACGGAACTCAAAAAGACCGAATCGGAACTCGAAACCCAGCGAAGTATCCGGGAGGAATTACAATCGGATTTGGAGCAGATTCGCGAAGAACTCGCGGAACTGGAACTGCGTAAGGGAGAACTCGAAGAGATCACACAGGATGTGGATCGCCTCCAAGAGCGAGAAACCACACTCTCATCGACGGTCAACGAGCTATCTACGATCGCCAAGCAAACCCGTGACGTATTGGCCGGAGACGAGACGGTCGTATCGGAGTTGGCGCCCGATGATACGGTGAGTGACCTGGATCCGGCAAGCCAGTCGATAGAGTGTTGGACGTGTGGAAGTCAGGTCAAGCGCCACGCAATTATGGACCAACTCGATGCAATCGAGCAACTCGCCGATAAAAAACGAGCAGAACGTCGGCAGGTCCGTACTCAGCTCGATGAGTTGGAATCCCAGCGAAACAAGATCGAACAGGGAATCGATCGTCATCAAGAATTGACCGACCGCGAGCGCGAGATCCGAGAGGGACTCGAACAGCGAACAGAGATAATCACAGAACTGGTCGATAAAGCCGAATCACTCCGTGAAAAGCTAACGGAGAAACAATCCGAGCTAGAGGCGGCGCAAACTGAGGACAGCAACGAAGAGCTCAACCTGTATGAAGAAGTGAGTGAACTCGAGTACGAACGAGGGCAACGTGAACAAGCGCTCCAAGAGGTCAACGAGGACATAAGCGAGATTGAGTACCAACTCGGAAAGTACGAGGATCTTGAGGCTCGTCGGAACGATCTGACGGATGAGTTGAAAGCTCTCCGGTCACGGATCGAAAGGATCGAACGGACGACGGTTGAGACGTTCAATCAGCAGATAGAGGCGATCATCGATCGACTCGAGTACGAGAACATTGCACGGGTGTGGCTGGAACGACGTTCGAAGGGGAATGACACCACGTTTGATCTCCATATCGTCCGGGAAGACGAATCGGGGACGGTGTATGAGGATTCCATCGATCATCTCAGCGAAAGTGAACGAGAAGTAGTGGGAATCGTGGTCGCCCTGACTGGCTACTTGTCTCACGATATACAAGAAGAGGTGCCGATACTCCTACTGGATTCGTTAGAGGCCATCGATGCTGACCGAATTAGGGAGCTTGTCGATTGTATCAGGAC
This window encodes:
- a CDS encoding archaea-specific SMC-related protein, yielding MSEPTNPRANDSLAAGKLSLSVRNIGGIREKQVTFEPGVTLLTGPNATNRTSLLRAFIGGLGGSAGVLRRGADSGHVGITIDDQEYTRRYERTAGGIHTTGNPYTEIEDVVDLFVSLLEDNPIRRAVRSGADLTDLLLAPVDTDELEAEISSLKSERKRIDERLNSIDRERNRLPKLENRRTDLREEIAEIESKLDELRDETGNVESVETESDEIESIRREFEKTQTELKKTESELETQRSIREELQSDLEQIREELAELELRKGELEEITQDVDRLQERETTLSSTVNELSTIAKQTRDVLAGDETVVSELAPDDTVSDLDPASQSIECWTCGSQVKRHAIMDQLDAIEQLADKKRAERRQVRTQLDELESQRNKIEQGIDRHQELTDREREIREGLEQRTEIITELVDKAESLREKLTEKQSELEAAQTEDSNEELNLYEEVSELEYERGQREQALQEVNEDISEIEYQLGKYEDLEARRNDLTDELKALRSRIERIERTTVETFNQQIEAIIDRLEYENIARVWLERRSKGNDTTFDLHIVREDESGTVYEDSIDHLSESEREVVGIVVALTGYLSHDIQEEVPILLLDSLEAIDADRIRELVDCIRTHSEFLVVALLEEDAAAFQNSYHRIDATEQLS